A DNA window from Polyodon spathula isolate WHYD16114869_AA chromosome 18, ASM1765450v1, whole genome shotgun sequence contains the following coding sequences:
- the LOC121294158 gene encoding cell death-inducing p53-target protein 1-like, with protein sequence MSTDPPPPYPGGPSAPLIEEKNGQPPVSGPVPLVTHTQGHPVQPEYGPPPYEPPTQPGFMPSHVPGEGGMAYPPYAGYYPPPGNFPQPIPGQYAPGPGHYPSPGGHTATVIVPPGAATTVTVLQGEMFQAAPVQTVCPHCQQAITTKITHDIGLMNTLFCLFCCFVGCDLGCCLIPCVIDDLKDVTHTCPNCKGYIYTYKRMC encoded by the exons ATGTCCACTGACCCCCCTCCTCCATATCCTGGGGGTCCCAGCGCCCCCCTGATTGAAGAGAAGAATGGGCAGCCGCCCGTCTCAG GTCCAGTTCCTCTGGTGACCCACACTCAAGGGCACCCAGTTCAACCAGAGTATGGCCCGCCTCCCTATGAGCCTCCGACGCAGCCTGGGTTTATGCCCTCCCATGTGCCAGGAGAGGGGGGCATGGCATACCCACCCTATG CTGGGTACTACCCCCCTCCCGGCAACTTCCCACAGCCTATCCCTGGGCAATATGCTCCTGGCCCCGGGCACTACCCCTCTCCGGGGGGGCACACAGCCACAGTGATCGTGCCACCGGGCGCTGCTACCACGGTGACGGTGCTGCAGGGAGAGATGTTCCAGGCAGCGCCAGTCCAGACAGTGTGCCCCCACTGCCAGCAGGCCATCACTACCAAGATCACACACGACATCGGCCTCATGAACACACTCTTCTGTCTCTTCTGCTGCTTCGTGGG gtGTGACCTGGGCTGCTGCCTGATCCCTTGCGTGATTGACGACCTCAAGGATGTCACGCACACCTGCCCCAACTGCAAGGGCTACATCTACACATATAAGCGCATGTGCTAA